A window of the Besnoitia besnoiti strain Bb-Ger1 chromosome VI, whole genome shotgun sequence genome harbors these coding sequences:
- a CDS encoding hypothetical protein (encoded by transcript BESB_065950) translates to MPDFRPFQLFSFPSPRLVSPSSSPPPAPLLLLFCLAFLGNSILLSHGVSQTVRAPPFSDCHFWSEALSPPPRASSFPLNSAASPPAFFSAFSRLASSSASLCEPKTWAFSSPLRLSSLGCNSASPTIPPRRQNSSLSRDGATAGFEEEKELESGLFAHRERFTSHRFGRKKKKEEDDVTPQPPLAGKCLSALLSRGVSPRPGVFLSFLVSPRDAALYSPGSLPQQPPHFLSSPSSCSNTFPGSWSVCSLPLRPSGARPASALWAQPPISFPPGSVSSSSSPSSSSGSSLPLPRGRNRPPSALWRDLYRLVFLHRIPRRASLKPTKERVRLLLRRVRLERDAARGSEEAANERVIFLFQDLDQNLAHRLAAHLLFFDSATSGRDKSGKDVTHAGDAQARAGGAASARELPLDFRVSSASPLDASLSSSSVCSTAAASPVCLPEEADAAGAGTTAGRRSAAEEGPLEDEKPFIIFFNSPGGSLSAGLALFDVIRSLKAPVYTVNLGMAASMASLLLAAGTPGRRFAVQGSSVLLHQPAGLLAGRAADLIRDCGEVANLHARVVRLYSQVTGQCAATVRRDMAREKVLNAEEACGYGLVDAVLSLF, encoded by the exons ATGCCGGATTTCCGCCCATTTCAGctcttttcttttccttctccgcgtctggtctctccatcttcttctccccctcctgcgcccctccttcttctcttctgtctcgcttTTCTGGGAAATTCTATTCTCCTTTCGCACGGTGTCTCTCAGACtgtccgcgcgcctcctttcTCCGACTGCCATTTCTGGTCCGaggctctctctccgccacCACGGgcctcttcttttcctctcaattccgcagcgtctccgcccgcgtttttctctgctttttctAGACTCGCCTCCTCATCGGCCTCTCTGTGTGAGCCGAAAACCTGGgccttctcgtctcctctgcgcttgTCGTCTCTGGGCTGTAATTCGGCGTCTCCTACCatccctccgcggcgccagaaTTCGTCACTGTCGAGAGACGGAGCCACGGCAGGTTttgaagaggagaaagagctTGAAAGCGGCCTTTTTGCACATCGAGAGAGGTTCACATCGCATCGATTTGGacgcaagaagaagaaggaagaggatGACGTCACACCGCAACCTCCCTTAGCGGGGaagtgtctctctgcgctcctGAGTCGCGGAGTCTCTCCAAGACCAGGTGTGTTTTTGTctttcctcgtctctcctcgcgacGCGGCTCTCTACTCGCCGGGTTCGCTGCCTCAACAGCCACCCCACTTTCTctcttccccttcttcttGTTCAAATACTTTTCCGGGGTCATGGTCCGTCTGTTCGTTGCCGCTCCGACCGTCCGGGGCTCGTCCAGCTTCGGCGCTGTGGGCTCAACCTCCCATCTCGTTTCCGCCGGGGTctgtttcttcttcgtcgtctccctcgagTTCTTCTGGTAGCTCGCTTCCCCTCCCCCGAGGCCGCAACCGTCCGCCATCCGCTCTCTGGAGAGACCTTTACAGGCT GGTTTTCTTGCACCGCATCCCGCGGAGAGCTTCGCTGAAGCCAACGAAGGAACGCGTTCGTCTGTTGCTTCGTCGGGTTCG GCTGGAGAGAGATGCCGCGAGAGGGTCtgaagaggcggcgaacgAGCGCGTCATTTTTCTATTTCAGGATTTGGATCAGAATCTCGCgcatcgcctcgcggcgcatcTGCTTTTCTTCGACTCGGCAACCAGCGGCCGCGACAAAAGTGGAAAAGACGTgacgcacgcaggcgacgcgcaggctcgggcaggaggcgccgcgagcgccagggAGCTTCCTCTCGATTTCCGtgtctcgtctgcctcgccgttggatgcctcgctttcttcttcatctgTCTGCTCcaccgctgctgcgtcgccggtgTGCCTGcctgaagaggcagacgcggccggTGCAGGAACAACAgcagggaggcgcagcgccgctgaaGAGGGCCCTCTCGAGGATGAGAAGCCTTTCATCATTTTCTTCAACTCTCCAGGCGGCTCCCTcagcgccggcctcgcgctgTTTGACGTGATCAGA AGCCTGAAGGCGCCGGTCTACACCGTGAACCTTGGCATGGCTGCGTCCAtggcgtcgctgcttctcgcggcgGGGACTCCTGGTCGGCGCTTCGCTGTTCAAGGGAGCTCTGTGCTGCTGCATCAGCCGGCGGGCctcctcgcaggccgcgccgcagacctgATCAGAGACTGCGGAGAAGTCGCGAATCTGCACGCTCGCGTCGTGCGGCTCTACAG TCAGGTGACTGGGCAGTGTGCTGCAACTGTCCGCCGAGACATGGCGAGGGAGAAAGTCCTgaacgcggaggaagcgtgCGGCTACGGCCTTGTGGACGCGGTGCTGTCGCTCTTCTAG
- a CDS encoding hypothetical protein (encoded by transcript BESB_065930) — MKGRGLLLCACVAVGMAAESAKHVALASGIMDAEPSVPTTETESYLGPSSSKLDTTRKPQAEGGGDAERGAGKPVALNMFSVSLGTEKEKQKEAAQVGRLLDQLSGLVEPGTAEALREIAGEVAEEDEPGSQVREQRPNVEGGRRVNFKRRVSLLQAIGAFVLASTVYTALRERVDRYRMGAEAPGSPKHSLLNAALAAVALVLSLTGREPVATFRYKYLRTRPQRQGAARPERSETRE, encoded by the coding sequence ATGAAGGGCCGAGGGTTGCttttgtgtgcgtgtgttGCCGTCGGCATGGCAGCGGAAAGCGCTAAACACGTGGCGCTTGCCAGCGGAATAATGGACGCGGAGCCGTCTGTGCCGACAACGGAAACTGAGAGTTACCTTGGTCCATCGAGCTCCAAATTAGACACGACGCGGAAGCCTCAGgccgagggaggaggagacgcagaacggGGGGCTGGGAAACCGGTTGCGTTGAACATGTTTTCTGTGTCTCTAGggacagagaaagaaaagcagAAGGAAGCCGCTCAGGTGGGCCGCTTGCTTGATCAGCTTTCAGGTTTGGTGGAACCGGGGACTGCTGAGGCGCTGAGAGAGATCGCCGGCGAGGttgcggaggaggacgaaccGGGTTCCCAAGTCCGGGAGCAGAGGCCAAACGTCGAAGGTGGGAGGCGGGTCAATTTCAAGCGGCGGGTTTCCCTCTTGCAGGCTATTGGTGCGTTTGTGCTGGCGTCAACAGTCTATACTGCGCTGCGAGAGCGCGTGGATCGGTACCGAATGGGCGCCGAAGCGCCTGGGAGCCCGAAACATTCCCTTCTTAATGCCGCTCTAGCAGCCGTCGCCCTGGTTCTCTCCTTAACTGGGAGAGAACCTGTCGCTACGTTCCGGTACAAGTATTTGCGAACGAGACCGCAAAGGCAGGGGGCTGCTCGCCCTGAGCGTTCTGAGACGCGGGAATAG
- a CDS encoding hypothetical protein (encoded by transcript BESB_065920) gives MAGSPRGGPWPPSSAAAAPSPSLSSSGSRAAERHQASGGNASAPLSPLSQASSAPLGPARSSVSRPHPFGRHLSSSSQSQCASSPLYAAAEDSCRVYLQPDHQQQFLLQGRLVDDTIGPRSTRSFFSLVSSATGVGPSSPSSPSGLFAVGSGAALHSPAASASLSFAPCNASHASLEGAGAPASSPFVGTAAGGLASFMSSLTSSTSGKVSAGGAAAGERVLSRSVEKVIESGDVKMEDIEPEQAADISKALFLHQKNHHVLLQSEMIPRTPLAIHPLSPMWDQAAMPGARQKDGREDGAASRPVSAERGTRTLNIIREVYQGHQHPSPAAAAADGGAARKGGEGEKAAVGAAHAGEAATDAHGEERKLASRRTRSESVSRESLQQPEGAEARGTVEKKRARAAGCLSSLVAGKPDDGGLPGGRGERSQLSAVEGRGGEPEMLLFPSNEAEEAWILDEIEARLKEDAEWYLESTKSELQELRINAEREVLALQYIPLKADRLLALDTSCRESLLGVFVCLCLRHIESASPEIQSLLAEWSLIFLHTLASPQVLNVDGSVEKSLVRPIVLRDQLLKDGLTASDILSPVPLMKVVVQACDKLQPEFNSIFNTLHAEMSCFAHRTSSPQDSPSSASLSSSFPCDGKAAASSALHSDSVSASTAAPSDACASSRGPASSRGGQGSLDSELQTSRPGHGRRRNPSPPVAPHARYARERQGILDESEEEGGQRRRGSADSGDGGKRRGNRAERGACAPASDCTYTADGDAQAGRGSGAAVSLRAERRGVDDGGSLHHGSPGECGEDAARRSDSLGGRTSDGRSSSGEGEEEEKVSERLRRRLDAERRKEEAERKRLETSIVCARARGLGSLDGDADVSSESGKRENGLGSARWLPCDSACLQRVETRGAGEDQATQAPPWQVSSSGSDSHPLRFTCVAAHPLAAGQSRPPCRGRPSETCDSSLRVCLEKRREEDDEDAAGLVVAVGSVEEQEEDIQEDGEDGSSCGDEGFSLAEQRILLHTEEELHRYQARASGRLSGLQGRDDGSFSAAAGSGDDEEASSLMPSLPPSAKTVLLRELTTALVTSGAFDARVQLMLQLFAVEMLGLNPLILIRLQHHLAADLLGLLRASTKEGSRQKAWRRLKIAGAALGGGFLVALTAGLAAPGIVAGLASLGLGGAGVSAFLASAGGMAVMVSLFGAGGAGLTGWKYSRRIANIKVFEFDMLNGKTPASLGVTVCVSGYLRTFDDISLPWLQACPLACSDLFSLKWEPKILKALGGMVVQMLSQDFAVAAGKYYLQHTVLGGLTFALFWPMALIQYAANLDNTWILCRERAQQAGRLLADAISDTQAVGQRPVSLVGYSMGARVVFYCLQTLWKRRKLHVVCDCVLIGLPASLNAKQWSAARDVVSRRLVNVYSRSDWLLAFLYRWMEWGLQVAGLSPVKCVPGVENYDVTGLVKSHAQYPEKIPDILSFIGFDA, from the exons ATGGCGGGATCCCCAAGGGGCGGGCCGTGGCCCCcctcgtccgccgctgccgctccctcgccctctctttcCTCGTCGGGCTCACGGGCAGCAGAGCGACATCAAGCTAGCGGCGGgaacgcctccgcgcccctgtctcctctcagTCAAGCTTCTTCTGCTCCTTTGGGGCCTGCCcgctcttctgtctctcggcCGCATCCCTTTGGGCGCcatctctcttcttcctcgcagtCGCAGTGTGCTTCGTCCCCCCTATATGCAGCTGCGGAAGATTCGTGCAGGGTGTACCTACAGCCTGACCACCAGCAGCAGTTTTTGCTTCAGGGACGCCTGGTCGACGACACCATTGGCCCGCGATCGACGcgttcgtttttttctctcgtctccAGCGCCACAGGCGTCgggccttcgtctccctcctcgccttctggaCTGTTCGCagtcggcagcggcgcggcgcttcactCACCGGCTGCCAGCGCATCTCTTTCCTTCGCCCCCTGTAATGCCTCCCACGCGTCGCTCgagggggcgggcgcgccggcgtcgtctcctTTCGTGGGCACAGCGGCGGGAGGCTTGGCGTCGTTCATGTCTTCTCTCACTTCCTCGACTTCCGGTAAGGTCTCAGCGGggggcgcagccgccggcgagcgcgttcTTTCGCGCTCAGTGGAGAAAGTGATTGAGAGCGGCGACGTCAAGATGGAGGACATCGAGCCTGAGCAGGCCGCAGACATCTCCAAGGCTCTCTTCCTTCACCAGAAGAATCACCACGTCCTTCTTCAAAGCGAGATGATCCCGCGGACGCCTCTGGCGATTCATCCACTCTCGCCCATGTGGGACCAGGCGGCGAtgccaggcgcgcggcagaaggatgggcgcgaggacggcgccgcaTCGCGGCCGGTCTCGGCGGAAAGAGGCACGCGAACGCTCAACATTATCAGGGAGGTCTATCAAGGCCACCAGCACCCTtcgccggctgccgccgcggccgatgGCGGTGCTGCGAGGAAGggtggcgaaggcgagaaggctgcggtgggcgcggcgcatgcaggcgaggctgcgACCGATGCGCACGGCGAGGAAAGAAAGCTCGCGAGtcgacgcacgcgcagcgaaagcgtgagcagagagagtctgcagcagccagaaggcgcagaggcgcgtggGACCgtagagaagaagagggcgagggcggcaggtTGCCTTTCGTCTCTCGTCGCAGGAAAGCCAGATGATGGAGGCCTGCCGGGCGGGAGGGGCGAACGCTCGCAGCTGTCGGCTGTGGagggacgaggcggcgaaccGGAGATGCTCCTTTTCCCGTCcaacgaagcagaagaggcgtGGATACTCGATGAAATCGAGGCGCGACTCAAGGAAGATGCCGAGTGGTACTTGGAGAGCACAAAGTCTGAGTTGCAGGAACTGAGAATAAACGCCGAGCGCGAAGTACTGGCGCTGCAGTATATCCCTCTCAAAGCTGACCGCCTGCTTGCGCTGGACACCAGCTGCCGCGAgagtctcctcggcgtcttcgtctgcctctgcctgcggCACATTGAAAG CGCCAGCCCCGAGATCCAGAGTCTCCTCGCGGAGTGGAGTTTGATTTTTCTTCACACGCTGGCAAGCCCCCAAGTTCTGAACGTCGACGGCAGCGTCGAGAAGAGCTTAGTTCGGCCGATTGTTCTGCGCGACCAGCTCTTAAAAGACGGGCTAACG GCTTCAGACATCCTGAGTCCCGTGCCGCTGATGAAAGTCGTCGTCCAGGCGTGCGACAAGCTGCAGCCAGAGTTCAACTCGATTTTCAACACTCTTCACGCGGAGATGTCGTGCTTCGCTCACCGGacctcctcgccgcaggATTCCCCCTCCAGCGCGAGCCTGTCTTCGTCCTTCCCTTGTGACGGCAaagcggcggcgtcctcggcgctACATTCGGACTCGGTGTCTGCTTCCACAGCGGCTCCCTCAGAtgcgtgcgcctcgtcgcgcggcccTGCGTCGAGTCGCGGAGGGCAGGGTTCACTCGACAgcgagctgcagacgagcCGCCCAGGCCAtggcagacgcagaaatcCTTCTCCGCCGGTAGCGCCGCACGCACGCTACGCtcgcgagagacagggaaTCCtcgacgagagcgaagaggagggaggacaGAGGCGTAGGGGGAGTGCGGATAGTGGCGATGGCGGAAAGAGACGCGGAAACAGAGCAGAAaggggcgcctgcgctcccGCATCCgactgtacgtacaccgcagacggggacgcgcaggcaggcagggggagcggagccgccgtttcgctgcgcgccgaaaggcgcggcgtggacgacggcggcagcctgcACCACGGCAGTCCAGGCGAgtgcggagaagacgcggcgcggaggagcgacAGCCTGGGAGGCCGCACGAGTGACGGGCGGAGCTccagcggcgagggagaggaagaagagaaagtgagtgagcgtctgcggcggcggttggacgcagagaggcgaaaggaagaggcggaaaggaAGCGCCTGGAGACTTCCATTGTGTgcgcgcgagcccgcggcctcggtTCTCTGGACGGTGACGCTGATGTCTCGTCCGAGAGCggcaagagagagaacggcCTGGGCTCTGCGCGGTGGCTGCCCTGCGACAgcgcgtgtctgcagcgAGTCGAGACACGGGGCGCTGGAGAGGATCAAgcaacgcaggcgccgccgtggcaAGTGTCCTCTTCGGGTTCGGATTCGCATCCCCTTCGCTTCACGTGTGTCGCGGCGCATCCTCTCGCCGCGGGTCAGTCTCGCCCCccctgccgcgggcggccgTCGGAGACGTGCGATTCGTCactgcgcgtgtgtctggagaagcgccgcgaagaagacgacgaggatgcAGCAGGCCTGGTGGTCGCTGTGGGTTCCGTGGAGGAGCAGGAGGAAGATATCCAGGAGGATGGcgaggacggcagcagctgcggcgatgAAGGtttctcgctcgcggagcAGCGAATTCTGCTTCATACTGAGGAGGAGCTTCATCGCTACCAGGCGCGAGCTAGCGGACGCCTCTCGGGGCTGCAGGGGCGCGACGACGGGagcttcagcgccgccgcgggctcgggcgatgacgaggaggcgtcttcgctgaTGCCGTCgttgccgccctccgcgaagACAGTTCTACTCAGAGAACTGACGACGGCCCTCGTGACTAGCGGCGCGTTTGACGCCCGCGTGCAGCTCATGCTGCAGCTCTTCGCGGTGGAGATGCTTGGCCTCAATCCTCTCATTCTGATTAGACTCCAACATCACCTCGCCGCCGACCTCCTCGGTTTGCTCAGA GCCAGCACGAAGGAAGGCTCGCGGCAGAAGGCCTGGAGGCGTCTCAAGATTGCAG GCGCGGCACTTGGCGGCGGATTTCTGGTGGCGCTGACAGCAGGTCTCGCCGCTCCCGGTAtcgtcgcgggcctcgcgtcTCTTGGGCTCGGCGGGGCcggtgtctccgccttcctcgcctccgccggcggcatGGCCGTCATGGTGTCTCTTTTTGGTGCCGGAGGGGCCG GTCTGACAGGGTGGAAGTACAGTAGGCGCATCGCAAACATCAAGGTTTTCGAGTTCGACATGCTCAACGGAAAAACGCCGGCAAGTCTCGGAGTCACTGTCTGCGTGTCTGGCTACTTGCGCACGTTTGATGACATCTCCCTCCCCTGG ctgcaggcatGTCCGCTCGCGTGCTCAGATCTCTTTTCTCTCAAGTGGGAGCCGAAGATCCTCAAAGCCCTCGGAGGCATGGTCGTTCAAATGCTTTCGCAG GACTTTGCTGTCGCGGCGGGCAAGTACTACTTGCAGCACACCGTGCTCGGTGGCCTCACGTTCGCCTTGTTTTGGCCTATGGCGCTCATTCAGTACGCGGCGAACCTCGACAACACGTGGATCCTGTGTCGAGAACGCGCACAGCAGGCTGGCAGACTTCTCGCCGATGCGATCTCCGACACGCAg GCAGTTGGGCAGCGACCCGTCAGCCTGGTCGGCTACAGCATGGGCGCGCGAGTCGTCTTCTACTGTTTGCAGACGCTGTGGAAGCGC cgAAAACTCCACGTGGTGTGCGACTGCGTGCTCATTGGTCTGCCTGCGAGCCTCAACGCGAAGCAGTGGTCAGCGGCTCGCGACGTGGTTAGCCGGCGCCTCGTGAACGTCTACTCGCGCTCCGACTGGCTTCTCGCATTTCTCTATCGATGGATGGAGTGGGGCCTGCAG GTTGCAGGCCTCAGCCCCGTGAAGTGCGTCCCGGGTGTGGAGAACTACGACGTCACCGGGCTGGTGAAGAGTCACGCGCAGTACCCGGAGAAGATCCCCGATATTCTCTCGTTCATCGGCTTCGACGCCTga
- a CDS encoding hypothetical protein (encoded by transcript BESB_065940) — protein MVKCRGFKPQGMVLNPIRRVVSSGPSLMEKLQRDSRPTWDELRKMLKKKEESANEFLERYENEQFADQLEHFRNAKIEAQEKQHLELLRQEAKQRRKRARDDRVSSAESSDASSSSDSRSADGEKASSSAKKKRKTEKKKKDKKKEKKKHRADKKKKSKKCDSGKDDAAAAAAHNPYRLSNFFSQVCGAEGSSKP, from the exons ATGGTGAAGTGCCGGGGTTTCAAGCCCCAAGGCATGGTTCTCAACCCCAtccggcgcgtcgtctctaGCGG cccgTCGTTGAtggagaagctgcagcgggACTCGCGGCCGACTTGGGATGAGCTGCGGAAGatgctgaagaagaaagaagagagcgccAACGAATTCTTGGAGCGATACGAGAACGAGCAGTTCGCAGATCAACTGGAG caTTTTCGCAATGCGAAGatcgaggcgcaggagaagcAGCACCTGGAGCTGTtgaggcaggaggcgaagcagcgcagaaagcgcgcgcgcgacgatcGGGTCAGTTCTGCAGAGTCCAGCGACGCGTCGAGCTCGAGTGACAGCCGCAGTGctgacggcgagaaggcgagcagcagcgcgaagaagaagcgaaagactgagaagaagaagaaagacaagaagaaggagaaaaagaagcacaGAGCGgacaagaaaaagaagagcaAG AAATGCGACTCTGGcaaagacgacgcggcggctgcggctgcgcacaACCCGTATCGTCTGTCGAATTTTTTCAGCCaagtctgcggcgcggaagggTCCTCCAAGCCCTGA